From Rhododendron vialii isolate Sample 1 chromosome 7a, ASM3025357v1:
AATTGAAGGTTCTGGCTGTCAAGTTTACTTCCGCAAGACTAAAGGTAAACTCTCTTCAATGTAGACGTACTATCTTTTAAATGCTTTTGTGAATTGGGTTTTCGTACTGCATCTCTGTTGATTTCTCTTTGCAATTGTTTCAATATCTGATTGCGTAGTTTCAGTAAGAGGACCCAAAATTTGGGTTTTTAATTCAGTTGAATTTGTTTGTACTATGCATTCTGTTGAATTTAGGTATATctagttgtgtgtgtgtatgtttgGGTTCTTGTTCTTTGTTTACGTCATCTCTGTTTATTTCTTGATTGCATGTGTTATGATCATCGTCTTTTTAATCCCTCGAGCACCCAATTTCGATTTAACCATGTTTAATTAATTGGTCtatgcattctttttttagGTCATTGTTATGCTCATGCGTCTTTGTTATCCCTCGAGTACCCGATTTCAATTTAACTATGTTTAATTTATTGGTCTATGCATTCTTTTTTAGGTCTCTTTCTTGAACTTCAGTGTGTTTGGTTTTTTATTCATCTTCTTCTGTTCCTTTAGATtgtttcatgcttatttttgtgtaATCATCATTATTTTGGATTGAGGGCTTTCGGGGGGCCAGCAGAGGACACAATCCCCAGGCCCGTTATACTATCAAGGCCTGcttggaattttttatttatttagtttctATCTTGGACTGATTCTTGGACTGTCTTCCACAAACTTATTTAAAAGTTTAGTTTGTCCAAAGAAGtagattttttgtttatttggcTGATGAATTTTGATAATTGTGTGATCACTCCGGGATGTTCTTGGGGCACTCTTTTATAAGCATACGGGGTTGCTTGTTTCTAAATATTTTGGGatgttttccttcttttgtgCCTGGTAAAATGCAAATAAAGTACTCCTATTCTATCGCACATACCAATTATTCGGGAAACCTTATCTCTGTTGCTGTGTTGTACGAAATGAAATTCTCATTCATGTTCAGTTAATATTCACAGGGGCCTGTTCTTGGTATATCTCATATTCAGTGTACAGTAGCATGTGGGCAGTATGAACAGGTAGGCTCATAGAGTGTACCATTTCACTTAATTTGGAGAGCTTTCCCCACGTTTCCGCTGACTCCCTTAATACTACTTTATTGTAGTAGGTTAAGTAAATTCACATAAGATTTTCCCTGTTACCGATGGTTGAGACCCATAGGGTCACTTGCAATCCTTGAAGCATGCAGTAAAAGAACAACCAAATCATGATAGGGGTGTGCGATATTTAAGAATGTATATTATGTTAttagttttcttctttatttcattCATGGACTACTGGATTGCTTCATGCACCTCCTGGGGATGTCATTTCCTGAGAGGGTAATGCGATATCTGCTGTATATCATTTCAGAATTTAGCTTCTTACTTGTAGTAGGTACTTGTTACTATTTGCAGTATCTGGGAGTAGGAATCGTGCTCAAGAAATATGGCTCATGGTAATAGAAGGAGAAATGCTAGATTCACTTGATAATAATGAAGGAATTTAGCTCTCGTGCAATAAGTTTTGCCTGGACTTGGAAATATCGATTCAATGTCGTCCAATAGGAGCTCTATGAATGGTCATGATAATGATCGGGCTCAGACATGGAGACCTGATATTTCAAACAGGTAATCCCTTGATCACTTAAATGACTGCGTGATGCAAAAATGTATGCCTTTTGTCAGCACTTTTTGGAATGCAAGCCATTTAAAGTAATTTAGAAGTTCCAAACTCAGAAGCCGGATATCTGAGTTGTTTGACATTATGTGACACGTCATGGAACAAGTCATTGATTTTGATCCGTCTCCTTTTCGTTTGGTAGGCACGGTCCTGAAGCAAATGCTATATCTAGGGATTTGACGGATGACAGTACGCTTAACCAAGTTCATGATCCAGAGTCCATGGTACTTGCCATTTATACAACCTGCCATATGGTAACTGATGCGTTTGTGGTTAGTTATTCGATAGTTCAATTTTGTGAATAGGAACTTTACTCAAGGGTCAGAGAACAGCAGGAGGAAATTCTTAATCTTCGTGAACAAATTGCAGTTTCCTGTGTTAAGGtatttgatttcccaaagtatGGTATAACACCGACGTAGACATGAGCTTCACCTCACGTGCATAACTGTGGCATGGTATCTCTTTCGTATCAGGAACTGCAACTTTTGAATGAGAAATATGCTCTGGAAAAAACATTAGCTGGTTTACGACTGGTTGGTCCATTTCTTGGAAATTATTAGCTCTCGCATTGCTGGTTTTATGGTATCATTGGTGGATATCACCCTTCATTGCACGATATTGAATCTCTTGACTTATGTGATATTGAGGAATAGGCTGTTGATGAGAAGCAACTTGAAACCATAGCTTCTGCCTCAAACCAATTGGCGTTCAGAAAAGGCGATCTGGAAGAACATCTTAGATTGACTCATGAGTTGAAGGTAAATCAAAGTTTCAGTCCTGAACatttgttgttttgatttttttgctattttcctcaacttcctaatttttcctcttttgtaaTGCTGTTTCCAGACTAATTTACTGAATGAATAGAGCTAATCAGACTTGGGCTGAATTTTTTGTCTGGAATAGCTATGCTTTGTGCCGTTGCATCTTTTAAGCATTCCTTTAATTACCCTATTGAGTATACTTTGGCTGCTAAAACATAGCCGAGGCCTACCACTGGTTCGATGGAAGCATTCCTTCCAGATCAACTCTCTGATAAGAAACAACCATTGCCTACAGATTacattcttcatcttcttcttctgataAGAAACAACCATTGCCTACAGATTacattcttcatcttcttcttctgataAGAAACAACCATTGCCTACAGAttacattcttcttcttcttcttcttctctctgtgTGTGCGCGCGTGCTTGCTTGTGTGTTATGCATCAATAGATGTTTTAGGTTTTcctttcactcttttttttttcttttttataagaGACATTCCTTATATGGCATCATTACTGATATATTGTTGTTACTTTGCGAATTTGGATTTAAAAAGCCCCTTTTACAGATCCTCTAAAGGCCAAATCTTAGTCGAAGGATCCTTCTATAATGGGTGCGCTCTCAAGACGGGAGCTTGAATCGGCGTTCCCAAGATGGGAGCTCGCTCCAaactaagatgggagcttatcGGGTTATTAAGTTagttattctcttacttttaaggaGTTATGACAttgtggaaataagaatatgaaaatTATAATCAGTCAAGAAGTTTTGCTaattgaaaatatctaacttcCAGCAATTACCCTTTAAGATTGGGAAACTTCTCAATAAGtaaaattttttctttaatggttaagtatttaaagatactttatatatctatctatatctatatataattgtataCGCTCCTTATGCACTCCCAACCTTAagagcttctaggtgcctcTGCTTCTCCGCCCCCACTCATGCTTCGTGTTACTAAGGGCCAAATAGAGCCTAATGCATAGAATACACACTTTAATCGAGGGTACCAGCAGATATGAAAGTACAGAAACAACAATGATAAAGCAACTTACTAATGTAGGACAAATAAATAAACAGGTACTACTACCATGGGCACTTTCCTTCGGACGACTCAGGCCTCTTGATTGTCGTACAATCAATAGTCTTTGTTTAGGCTTCAACGCCGATATCTTTTATTGATGAGTGGAAACCCCAACAGCTACGCTTTCAGGTTCTGATTGATGCAAATTACTATATGCATATGTATGCATAATTCTGTTATTCTACAAAAAGGATGGTTGCTATTGGTaatactccttttttttgtcaaaagaaatGAACGAGTATGTTGGATTCTGATAGTAATGTTTGAGTGAATCTGATGATGCTTTCCACTTCTGGTAATTCTTGAGTGGTTTCCTTTTGacttttgttttatgtttggTGATTGCAACTTTTGAAACTGCAATTGTGATTCAGGTTGCAGAGGATGAAAGATATGATTTCGTGTCATCCATGTTGGGTTTACTTGCTGAATATGGCATTTGGCCTCGTGTTATTAACGCCTCAACTCTTTCCAGTAATGTAAAGGTATGAACACTATGGTATGTGGATAAAAAGGCGGCTTTCAGATTCGCTGCCCGTGCATTGCTAACCTCCACTTACTTATCAAGCAACAAAAGTTCAGATCTGGTTGTTTTCGCTGAGACTACTGTAGCTGCTATGCTTGCTTAAATTAGTATGGCCCGCTGAAAGGTGCTCAATATTTCCTATATTCGTGGATCCGATCAATTCTTGGGCCTAAGATTTTCTGTACTCTTTAGTTACTTAAAAATGGATAGCTAGATCCTGTAAACTACCTTAATAGGAGACATGGGCATGGTTTCCACGTATCATCCACTTCTATGATTTGTGTGACATAAGCACATAAACATGAAAATATAGGTGTTGCTTAGCTTGATATGCGCTGTTTCTTCCATTTTGCAACAGCTAATTATTTGGAACAATTTGTGCTGTAAGCTTCTGTttaaacctttttcttttttcccctcttgCCTTTCTGAAGTATAGGGGTAGTGATTTAGGAATCTAACGCAGGATGTAATATTATAAATCATCAAGAAATAGTACTTAGTGGTGTGACAATATTCTTAGAAATCCAACATTTGAGATTTGAGTTTGGGAAATCTATTTGCGCAATACAATGTTTGACATTTTCATGTTAGAAATATCCTCAGAATTTCCCCCCTTCCCAAAAATTTATGGACTTAAAATCTGTTAAAATCCTTACCTTTGCTTTATTAAGCCTTCTTTAGGCTTGTAGGTAAGTTGCTTTACTAACATTTTCTTATTTACTTATTTCAATTCTGTTCAAGGAGGCTTACCGTTTATTGAATTATTGCAGCACTTGCATGATCAACTGCAGTTGCAGTTAAGAACTTCACATGTAAGATTGTTGTCCTGTAATTGCATATGCATTATCTTTGCTTACAAATGTGAAATTGGAACTAGAAGGTTTTTGTCCTTGTAATTGCCATGTTTTAACAACTTAACGTTATGTAGTTATCTGCAAGTTGATTTCAAAGTGACTCATGGTCTGTAGATTTATCAGTTCTGTTGTCCTGTATTAGGAAAGATAGTCTCTTTATTCAGGTTGTCTTTGGGCAATTGCTGGGTATTGTCTGCTAAATATAACTGGCCAGTGCTTGAGTGATTTATTTGTGGAGAGACTTAAGAAGTCAATTATTTTGAGTAAGGTGGGAAATGAGTTCTAGTTGCCAAAGTGTTGTCTGAGTATTGGCATCAACTatgaaagtcttgtttttcatTCTGGTACATCTGGAGGTTTATCTTCTGATATAATGATGGTGATGCTATTTATGCTTGTTTGATGTTCTGCTAAACTTTAGTGAATGATTTTTGTAATGTCTGATTGTAGTGTGTTTTCTATTCCCCTATTTTGCTTTGAAATACTATAAAATAAAGCAAACTGACTAAAGAAAGTAGCAGCTTCCCATTTAGCATACCTTATTGCTGACAGCAGAGTTAATAAGCATTTATTAAGGCTAAAGCTACTTCAATCACAGGCTCAAATTGAGGAGATAATGTCTATGGCGGGAAATCATGCCAGGGATGGATGGCTTGAAAGAGATGGCCAACTTCCTCATAGATCCTCAGTACAGTCGCCATATTTTCAGGCAGCTTTTCATTTATTGACCTTATCGTCTAATGCAGtttgcttattttctttgttttcttattcttttgaaTTCTTTTCCTTCGTTCATGAAGCAGGATTGGCATTCTTTGGTCCCTAATCGGTATACAGAGCAACATTTGGAACCAAATGATAACTTGTTAAGAAATATGCATGGCAGCGATCTTCCACAAATGACACCCTTTGTACATGGTGAGATGCAAGAACTATTACATAATGGCAGCTCACAGAAGGTCTCACCCAGTAACGATAGGTAGGCATCGAACATTTGTTTGAATAATTTGGTCTTTTCCCCCACTGTTCTGTTTGTTTCTCGtaatatttttgcattttttttttttttttttgtagctatGTACGGACTTTTATTTTGTTCCAATCCTTTGTGTTGCAAAATTTTGGCAATGAGCTTGGCTGGAAGTTTAATGCTGACTGCTGAGATTGAGGCATAACCTAGGAATAGAGTGGGAATGAGCATACTTTTGAGGAGGTAGAGCCACGATCTAATGGAGATATCATTAGGGATAATTTAAACGATGATCTTGCTTTGTGCATCTAAGCGCTAATGGCTTCACTATTGAGGAATACGACATGATCTAGGTAGAGTGTGACTTTAGGAAAAGTAAAGACTGACGACAGTAGTGAGGGTTGCGGATGTAAGGAAATAGACATGGTAACTTGTGGTTAGACTGAAGGTCATAGCTGGCCAAACAGTTGGGGTTAAGGCTATGCTGAGTTGATTTCTGAACCTTGATGTTTCCATTATGATTAAGTTTCTCTTGCAGGAAACGAAGCCTGTGCTTATGCTTCTTCTTGTAGATAAGAACAAAATAGTGAGATGCCTGAAAATATGGAGACCTTCAAAAGAAGAAACTTCTCAAAGAAGATGTCGCCATCGGAGTATGGAAAGGATAAATAGGATACTAGTGGTAATATTGGAGCGCTTTAATGTGCGTTATTTGTCCCCTTTCCAACAAAATTAGATTCTAGGACAATTGGTAAGTGATAGCCAAACATGGTATTTGAAGCAAAGGTTGGGGGAGGACTTCTGTTCAAGTCAATCAGTTCTCTTTCTTCGAAGCATTTGTTCCCCTTCTATGCCCTGGTAACCTGGTTCCCAGTTTCATTCGACTTTGCTTTGTGTAAGGTTGTTTGTCGTTCAAGATAGGTTTGCATGTGATGAAAGGGTTGGAGAACTTGACATGCATTGTTTGAACCTTTTTAACAGCTTAACCTTTTGGGACAATTAGTGATCTAACATGTAAATCATCAAACTACGGAGAGGGACGgagaaaaatgtcaaaaaagcCATTAATTTGTGTACCAAGGGAGCTGGGCACCCTCTTGGATGTGCCAAGTGATCCTCTGTAGACCACAATCCCAATGCCTTGTTCTCCCTCTTCCCTCCTCTGAGATTGAGCTATTTTTTGCTCCCTAATTGGGTGAGGGTTGAGCCCTCATTGTGCTTCCTGGTTGGCTTCGGCAACACCTACTTTCTTGGCAATACATCTTTTTGGTTTGCCTTCtcgtttcttttttcctctaaGCAGACTTGTCCTCTTTTTTATAATTGAACTATATACCATCTGTTCATAATGATCTATTTGTTGCTCTTCAAAATAATAATTCCTGCAATTTCTTCTTGATATACTGCAATTTTCAGGAGGTTTGTGGGCCCAGATGGTTCATCAGACACAGCTGGGGCGAATATAAGGTCTGATTCACCTGAAGAAAAGACACGCGACCCTTCATTTCGTTTTCCAACCAGGCATGATGAGTTTGATTCTTTTCGTTCAGAAGGTAGTGGATCTTATTATTTGCAAAAGATGTGATCAGAATTCCATATAGTCTAACTTGATCTGTTGCAATTTGAAGAGGGCCCTGGGATAGAGGAATTCCAAATCATTGGCGAGGCTAAACCGGGGTACCGACTTCTAGGATGCGGATTTCCTGTTCGTGGAACTTCTCTCTGCATGTTCCAGGTAAAGTGTTTTGTTTCATACTTCCTTTTACATGAGAAATAGTTAATCCGTGACCCGTACCCCATACATTTAATAGTTAACTTCCTTTTCATAAACAATATTTTTTGCATGTCAGTGGGTTCGTCATCTTCAGGATGGAACAAGGCAGTACATAGAGGGTAAGTATTGGAATGACCTTTATCTACTTAATGCGTAGTTGTCTTTTGACAGTAACTTTTTTGGCAATAAAATACTCAGACTGAAAGAAATTGATTTCCataatctttttcttctttgttaatttgttttccctctctcactttctctcctTTTGGCATTCAGGAGCTACAAATCCAGAATATGTTGTCACTGCCGATGATGTGGATAAACATATTGCCGTTGAGTGCATACCAATGGATGACCGAGGCCGTCAGGTTTTCTACAAACCTTAGTTTAAAGATGTGGTCTTGTTGTATAATACTTCCGTATAGAACTATCTTCTTGTGCTGAAATGAGATTGAGCTTAAAAGGATCTTTTAGTATGCAAAAAAACTCAAGCAACCTGCACTGAACAAATATGTCACATATTTTGAAGGAATCCCATTAGTGGAGTGTGATATTTAGTCACAATGGTTTGGTTGTCATTGGTAGTCCTTATGCTGCCTCCTTGTATGGTGGATGGTCATTGAGACATCTTGCCCAAGGAGTGCATTTTTCTAGTGTTTTGCTCAGCATATTAAGTATTTTGGTCACAATTTTGGCATAGttatttattttcatatttCTAAGTTTGCTAATAATGTGTGATTTCAAAGTCTTGAGGTTGGTGTGGTGTGCATACATGTTCGCTAAAATGCTTAGTCAGGCCCACGTTCCACTAGGTTGAAGTTGTGATTTAGTTTGCTTTGTTCTTACGGCTACTTTTTAGAAAAAGATTTATATGGAGAAAGGCCTGTGATGCTCTCCAAGTCTAAATTATTGATTTAGTCCATTATGACATAGTCATAACCAGCTCGACCATTTGTGAAGAAAACATACTTACCAAGTCGAGACTCAAGAATCATATCGTCATTCATAATCCTACTCATTTCATGAACCGATTTGAATCAAGAAGGTTAAGCGTATGTTGTAGGAAATGGGTTAATTCTGTTGAATGATTCAGTAATTGGAGAGTAATAAAAGAAGTTAGTTTTGCCATGGTATCGGTCTAATTGGTATACAGCTACGCCTATCTACCATTGATCTCTCTTGTCGCACCAAAAATCTCGAGCCATATTTATACTTGAAGCGAAGAAGTTTAATTCGGTTATGGTGTGTTACTCCAT
This genomic window contains:
- the LOC131334180 gene encoding uncharacterized protein LOC131334180 isoform X5, whose translation is MSSNRSSMNGHDNDRAQTWRPDISNRHGPEANAISRDLTDDSTLNQVHDPESMELYSRVREQQEEILNLREQIAVSCVKELQLLNEKYALEKTLAGLRLAVDEKQLETIASASNQLAFRKGDLEEHLRLTHELKVAEDERYDFVSSMLGLLAEYGIWPRVINASTLSSNVKHLHDQLQLQLRTSHAQIEEIMSMAGNHARDGWLERDGQLPHRSSVQSPYFQQDWHSLVPNRYTEQHLEPNDNLLRNMHGSDLPQMTPFVHGEMQELLHNGSSQKVSPSNDRRFVGPDGSSDTAGANIRSDSPEEKTRDPSFRFPTRHDEFDSFRSEEGPGIEEFQIIGEAKPGYRLLGCGFPVRGTSLCMFQWVRHLQDGTRQYIEGATNPEYVVTADDVDKHIAVECIPMDDRGRQGELVRLFANGQNKITCDGCFGDLGANNSRFETIWLPNQG
- the LOC131334180 gene encoding uncharacterized protein LOC131334180 isoform X4; its protein translation is MSSNRSSMNGHDNDRAQTWRPDISNRHGPEANAISRDLTDDSTLNQVHDPESMELYSRVREQQEEILNLREQIAVSCVKELQLLNEKYALEKTLAGLRLAVDEKQLETIASASNQLAFRKGDLEEHLRLTHELKVAEDERYDFVSSMLGLLAEYGIWPRVINASTLSSNVKHLHDQLQLQLRTSHAQIEEIMSMAGNHARDGWLERDGQLPHRSSVQSPYFQQDWHSLVPNRYTEQHLEPNDNLLRNMHGSDLPQMTPFVHGEMQELLHNGSSQKVSPSNDRRFVGPDGSSDTAGANIRSDSPEEKTRDPSFRFPTRHDEFDSFRSEEGPGIEEFQIIGEAKPGYRLLGCGFPVRGTSLCMFQWVRHLQDGTRQYIEGATNPEYVVTADDVDKHIAVECIPMDDRGRQMDASETWEPTTLVLKRSGYQIKDNRSQETLIAEKFSKDLSIKIPSGLSTQFVLTRSDGSSHPLNTYNDVRMRDTLVLTMRMFQSKALDERKKGRA
- the LOC131334180 gene encoding uncharacterized protein LOC131334180 isoform X1, with the protein product MSSNRSSMNGHDNDRAQTWRPDISNRHGPEANAISRDLTDDSTLNQVHDPESMELYSRVREQQEEILNLREQIAVSCVKELQLLNEKYALEKTLAGLRLAVDEKQLETIASASNQLAFRKGDLEEHLRLTHELKVAEDERYDFVSSMLGLLAEYGIWPRVINASTLSSNVKHLHDQLQLQLRTSHAQIEEIMSMAGNHARDGWLERDGQLPHRSSVQSPYFQQDWHSLVPNRYTEQHLEPNDNLLRNMHGSDLPQMTPFVHGEMQELLHNGSSQKVSPSNDRRFVGPDGSSDTAGANIRSDSPEEKTRDPSFRFPTRHDEFDSFRSEEGPGIEEFQIIGEAKPGYRLLGCGFPVRGTSLCMFQWVRHLQDGTRQYIEGATNPEYVVTADDVDKHIAVECIPMDDRGRQGELVRLFANGQNKITCDRDIQLEIDTYVSKGEATFSILLLMDASETWEPTTLVLKRSGYQIKDNRSQETLIAEKFSKDLSIKIPSGLSTQFVLTRSDGSSHPLNTYNDVRMRDTLVLTMRMFQSKALDERKKGRA
- the LOC131334180 gene encoding uncharacterized protein LOC131334180 isoform X2, coding for MSSNRSSMNGHDNDRAQTWRPDISNRHGPEANAISRDLTDDSTLNQVHDPESMELYSRVREQQEEILNLREQIAVSCVKELQLLNEKYALEKTLAGLRLAVDEKQLETIASASNQLAFRKGDLEEHLRLTHELKVAEDERYDFVSSMLGLLAEYGIWPRVINASTLSSNVKHLHDQLQLQLRTSHAQIEEIMSMAGNHARDGWLERDGQLPHRSSVQSPYFQDWHSLVPNRYTEQHLEPNDNLLRNMHGSDLPQMTPFVHGEMQELLHNGSSQKVSPSNDRRFVGPDGSSDTAGANIRSDSPEEKTRDPSFRFPTRHDEFDSFRSEEGPGIEEFQIIGEAKPGYRLLGCGFPVRGTSLCMFQWVRHLQDGTRQYIEGATNPEYVVTADDVDKHIAVECIPMDDRGRQGELVRLFANGQNKITCDRDIQLEIDTYVSKGEATFSILLLMDASETWEPTTLVLKRSGYQIKDNRSQETLIAEKFSKDLSIKIPSGLSTQFVLTRSDGSSHPLNTYNDVRMRDTLVLTMRMFQSKALDERKKGRA
- the LOC131334180 gene encoding uncharacterized protein LOC131334180 isoform X3, with the protein product MSSNRSSMNGHDNDRAQTWRPDISNRHGPEANAISRDLTDDSTLNQVHDPESMELYSRVREQQEEILNLREQIAVSCVKELQLLNEKYALEKTLAGLRLAVDEKQLETIASASNQLAFRKGDLEEHLRLTHELKVAEDERYDFVSSMLGLLAEYGIWPRVINASTLSSNVKHLHDQLQLQLRTSHAQIEEIMSMAGNHARDGWLERDGQLPHRSSQDWHSLVPNRYTEQHLEPNDNLLRNMHGSDLPQMTPFVHGEMQELLHNGSSQKVSPSNDRRFVGPDGSSDTAGANIRSDSPEEKTRDPSFRFPTRHDEFDSFRSEEGPGIEEFQIIGEAKPGYRLLGCGFPVRGTSLCMFQWVRHLQDGTRQYIEGATNPEYVVTADDVDKHIAVECIPMDDRGRQGELVRLFANGQNKITCDRDIQLEIDTYVSKGEATFSILLLMDASETWEPTTLVLKRSGYQIKDNRSQETLIAEKFSKDLSIKIPSGLSTQFVLTRSDGSSHPLNTYNDVRMRDTLVLTMRMFQSKALDERKKGRA